The nucleotide window CACCGGCGGTGCTGGCGGCGATGGCGGTCGGGGCGGGATGTTCATCGGCAATGGCGGCGCTGGCGGCGCCGGAGGGATCGGCGGCACCGGCGGCGTCGGAGCCACCGGCTACGACGGCGGTGACGGCGGCACTGGCGGACAAGCCGTGACCGCCGCCGCCGGTACTGCCACCGGTGGCACCGGCGGCCTCGGCGCGGCCGGCGGCATGGGCGGCACCGGCGGCAACGGCGGTGCCGGTGGTGTTGGGGGCAACGGCGGCGCGGCCGGATCGTTCATCGGTATCGGTGGTGCCGGCGGAGCCGGCGGTGTCGGTGGCACCGGTGGCGTCGGCGGCGTCGGTGGTGTTGGCAGCAACGGTGGCGCCGGTGGCGCGGCCGACAGCGCCGGCGGAACGGCCATCGGCGGCGACGGCAACAACGGCGGTTTGGGCGGCGACGGTGGCACCGGCGGCATGGGCGGCGCCGGTGGCACCACCGGCGGCAGCGGGGGAGCCGGCGGGCTGATCGGCTGGGCGGGCGCCGCCGGCGGCACCGGTGCGGGTGGTACCGGCGGCCAAGGCGGCCAAGGGGGACAGGGTGGTAGCGGCGGGGACGGCGGTGCCGCCACCAATGGCGCGGTTAACACTGGCGGATCCGGCGGCAATCTGGCATTGGGCGGCAACGGCGGCGCCGGCGGTGCGGGGGGATCGCCGGGTGGCAGCACCGGCCTGGAGGGCCTGATGGGCGCCCCCGGTGACAACGGCAGCGCCGGGTAGCAGTCGCTCCCGGAGCGCCGGTAGCGTCGTAGGCATGCGGAAAGGAGATCGGCGGGCCGCGGATTCGCTTGCGCCGCAGTATCCGATCGAGTCCGTCGACAACGCGCTCAAACTGCTGCTGTTGTTGGGTGAGCAGCCTCAGATCCGGCTGAGCGAGGCCACCCAGTATCTGGGCGTCGCGTCCTCCACCGCACACCGGTTGCTGGCGATGCTGACCTACCGCGGTTTTGTCCGACAGGACCCGGTGTCCAAGGCGTACCTGCCCGGTCCGGCGTTAACCAGCGTTGCATTCGCGATTTTCGGCCGCATCGACATCCAAGCAACCGCCACCCCGATTCTGCGCGGTCTCAGTGAGCAGCTGCGCGAAACCGTGCACATCGGCCTGTTAGACGGCGCCAGCGTCCGTTTTGTCGCTGCGGTAGAGGGCCCGTCGGCCGTGCGGGTGGCCTCGCGGCTGGGACGCACGATGCCCGCGCACTGCACTTCGACGGGCAAGGCGATGTTGGCCCAGCTTTCGCAACCGGAATTGCACCAGCTCCTGCCCGACGAGCAGTTGGCGCGCGTCACCCCGCGCTCGATCGGCACCCGCGCGCAGCTGGAAGCCGAGCTCTCCCGCATCCGCCAGCGAGGCTATGCGGTCAATCGCGAAGAGAGCGAGGAAGGTGTTGCGTCGATTGCGGTGCCGATACCGGTGCGCGCGCCGGGCCTGCGGCTCGCATTGAACGCTGCGGCACCTCGGAACCGGCTGGACAAGTCCCGGCATGCAGCGGTTGCCGCCGCGCTAGTGAAGGCGGCCAAGGAGATTGGCGATCAACTGGGGTGATCACTTAACCGGGCGACCTCGTGTCGCCAGGCCGCGTCGATGTTGAAGCCGGATCCCAAGTCCGGCAGGTCATCCCAGCTTGAGTCGTCGATTTCGCGCAGAGCGCCGCGGGCCGCGCATACCCGCAACGACATCTGGGCCAGCTTGTCCAGACTGATCCCCTGCAAAACCGCCTGTTGCACAGTGGCTGCGGCACTGGTGATTCCGTGCCCACGACAGATCACCACCGGGGCGCCACCCATTGCCGCCACCATTTCCCTGCCGAGAGCCGAATTTCGGATCAATACCGCGCGTTCGTACACGGGCACGCCGTCGCGGGCGAGCCGGGTACCGGGAATGTCATAGGCACCGTAGATCGGCCGCATCGTGATACCGGCCAGATCGGCGGCGACCACCGACGGTGGGTGCAGGTGCGCGACAGCGCGGTGGCCGGCATCGGCCCGCATGGTCTCGAGGTGCACGGGCAGCTCGTTTGGCACCCGGTATCCGTCGAGTTCGCCGTCGGCGCCGGCGGTGCCATCGAAGGTGATGAGCCGGATGTCGGAAGGGCGGGTAAACGCCACCCCGGTGTCGGTGTCGCTTCGGCACCGGACCAACAGATGATCGTCGTCGACTCGCAAACTCAGATGACCCAGAATGCCGTCGACCAGACCCCGCGCCGCGGCGACCCGGCAGCCCTGCGCCACCAAATTGCGTTGCTGGTCAAGCATTTCGGCCATGTGCATCGCTGAGCCCAAATCCGCCGTCCGGGTGCGTGGTTTCGCCGGTGATGCCGCGGGAGCGGTCGGAGGCCAGGAAAACGTAGCTCCAGGCATGGTCTTCGCCGGTGAGTGCGACCTTGAGCGGAGTGCGCGCGGCTAGATCGCTGGCCCGGTCCGGAGTGTCGTCGAGACGAATGGCGTCAAGCCCCAGGCTGGTAAGACCGCGTAGGTCGGTGTTCAGCGTGCCGCCCGGCGCCACCCCGTTGACCCGAATCTGCGGAGCCAGCTCGTGGGCCAAGGCGGCCACCAGGCCGCGCACGGCGAACTTCGATGACACATACAGCACACCGCCGCGGGCGGGGTAGAACGACGATGTGGACTCGGTCAACACGATCGCGGACCCAGCTTCCCGCCGCAATGCCGGGATCGCGGCCTTGACCGACTGCAGATGGCTCAGCACATTGGTACGAAACATCTCGTTGAACGCCGCATCGAGGTTGTCGGCGTCGATGTCGGTCAACCCCCGGTAGAAATCGAAGACACCGACGCAATTGATCAGTATGTCCAGTCCGCCGAAGGCCTGCACCGCGGTCGCGACCGCATGGGCGTTGGCCGATCGGGTGGTCGCGTCGCCCTCGATCACCGGAACCTGCGGAAGCTCGTGACGCAACCGGTCGCACTTGGCGCGATCATGTTCCAGTACTGCCACTTTCGCTCCTTCGGCGCGAAACGCGTCAAGGACGGCCCGACCTATCCCGGAACCAGCACCCACCACCAGCGCGCGCTTGCTGTCAAGCCAGCGCGTCATCGTCGGCCTCCGGCTCGTCGGGCAGCAGTGGCGCATGGCAATTGCCGATCATCGCGGCCAGCGTACGGGCGTTCTGCCAGGTAAGCGCCTCTACCTCGAGCACGTCGAGGCTGATCCACTGTCCGGTCCGGGGTGCGCTGATCAGTAGGCGTGCACCGTTGCGGGTGTCGATCCGCTGCACCACCACCTCGGAGAATTCGTTGGCCAACATGATCGGTTCCCCCACAGGATTCATAGGAACACCGCCAAGTTCTGCATCCGCAGTACCGATTCGTCGGCAACAATGTTGCGCCGGGCCAATTTCCAGCATTGGTCGCTCCAACGAAGCAAATCCTTTCGGCCGCAGGACAATAGTGCCCCGTCGTTGACGTCGCCACGGCTGCGGAATAGCAACTCGGCCGATTCGACCATCAGGTGGTCGCCGTCCTCGCCGGCGAAGGTACGCACATTGGTGATGAAGTGACGCAGCCGCGACGGGGGGTCTTCGGTCCAGGCGTGTTCGGTGGCGAATCGCGCCACCCGCTGGCCCAGCGAGTATTTGTCCTCGTCGAAATGGGCCATGCCCGGCGAGGTGTCGAATTCGGCGCCACGCGCGGTGGTCACCCGCACGGGCATGACGTAGCGAATGTCGTCGGTCAGCGTGTCCAGCCAGGTCTCATATTGTTGAGTATCCAGCAGGTAGGCCTCGTCCACCAGAAACTGATGCGCCTGAAGGTGGCGAATATCGTTGAACGGTAGCGGGTTTCTCATCATGCCGACGCCACCTGTTGGGCCCACAGCTTGAGCAACTCGCGTTGGTTGTATTCGTTGTACCCGACTTGCGCTCGTCCCGGCCCATGGAACGATTCCGCGCCCAGCGCCTCATTGAGCGGGGTGTCGTCGGCCAGCAGGCCCATCCGGCTGTTGAGCAGCAGACGTCGGGCCATCGAGCCGCCCGCGGTAGTGGTCAGTGAAACCCAGTTCTCCACGTCGTCCTGCTCGAACATGCCGGTCGACCCGAAGCACATCAGGTAGGCCCGATATGAGTTCTGCTTGAACTGTTCGGGTGCCGCGGCGTCCACGGCGAACCACGAGCACACTTCGGTCTCGTTCTGGCTGATCGGCTGCCACTGGCGAATCGAGATGAACGGCAGCACGTCTTCTCGCCCCGGGAGTTTGGGCCAGTTGTGCACGAAACTCAGATTCGGAAAACATGTTGCGGCCGAGAACATGAAGCCGTCCTCACCGATCACCCGCCGCTGCTGCGGAGTCCACACCGCTGTCATCCGGCTGATCATGTCGTCGGGGTAACCGACATAGCGCATGCGTTCTTCGAAGGTGCCCGGCGGAAGTTTGTAGGTGGTGCCACCTCCTCGGTGCGCCCAGTAGGTCGCGCCGTCCTTGCGCTTCTGTGCCTTCGGCTCGCGAAACAATCCGATCTCCACGATCGAGGCGTGCGTGTGCGGCGTGTGATACATGTCGCCGGCGAAATTTTCCGCCCCGATCTTCCAGTTCGCCTTGATCCGCCAGCGCTGCGGCCCACGCACCTGCAGGCCCGCGGCGCTCTGTTTGGTGTAGAAGTCCAGATAGAACCGGAAATCGCCCAGGTAGCCCGCCAATGGTTCGGCATCCGCGTCGAGGTTGACGAAGATCAGGCCGTTGTAGGTGGCAATGTGGGGTGCCGGCAACAGAGTCTGGTTCTTGGTGAACCCGGCGTCGCCGCCGTACGCGTCACGGTGGAACGGCAGGCCGGTGAGCCTGCCGGTGTTGCGGTATGTCCAACCGTGATAGGGGCAGCGGAAGTTGGAGGCGTTGCCCATCTCCGCGCGACACACCTGCATGCCGCGGTGCAGGCACATGTTGAACATCGCGCGCACCTCGCCATTGGCATCGCGGGCGACGATGAACGAATCGTCAAGCACCCGTCGCACAACGTAGTCGCCGTCGTGCGGAATCTCCGATTCGTGCGCCACGAACATCCAGGCGCGGCCGAACAGCCGCTCTTTCTCGCATGCAAAAAGCTCTTCGTCGTTGTAGATGTGCGCGGGGACCATCCCGCGGCGCACGGTGTCCACAAGGCCATCGAAGGCAACTCGGTGATCGGTCACGTTGGGCTCACCATCTCAGGTCGCGGATTCTGATCAACAGAGATAGATTCTGTATAACAGAATCTATCAGAGTCTCGCGATGATCGGCAGCGCGCGGCACCGGCTGTTCAGCGGCCCGAGTGGCGATTCACCGTCGCTGCCACCAGTCGAGACCGCGACGCGTGGGCCGTGTCTCGACTACCGGCGTCCGATTCCGGCCATAATGAGCGGCGTGAAGACCCGGATGTCCTCGCCGAAACGGGCGGCCGCCGCGTCCGCGTCTTGCCTGGACAGCAGACCGGCCTCGACGACGGCATCCTTGACGCTGTCGAATGACAGCTTGAAGAAGTCGAAACCTGGTGCGCTGGAATCGATGATTCGGGCCCGGCCTTCGCCGCGAACCTCGGTCAGGCCGGCGGCGGCCAGGTCGGCGACGAGCTGCCTGCCGTAATGTGGCTCGAATCCGGCTTGCTGCATGAAGGCCAGGATCGCCCCGGTGACCCGGTCGAGGTCGCTCCCACCGCCCTCGAAGCCGAATGAGGTCCAGTCATAGTCTTCGATGACCATCCATCCGCCGGGACGCAGGGCATTGGCCAGGCGGTCAAGGATCTGCCGGCGATCCGGTAGGTGTTCGAGCACGAGTCGTGCATGCACGATGTCGAACTCGCCCGCGGGAAGTTCCTCGGTGCGGATATCGAGGCGGCGGACCTCGATCGCGTCGTCGGCCAGCGGTTCAATGAAGCGCGTGTCGACGTCGACGGCCAGCACCGTGGCGCCGCGCCCGGTCATCCACCGCAGTAGCGAGCCCCCGCCGGCACCGATTTCTAGGCACCTGGAGCCCGCACCGATGCCGAGGGAGTCCAATAACGCCTGTGTTCCCGGGTCCCACAGGCTCTCGATGCCGGCCAACCGCCGGCGTTCTTCGGAGTAGCCTGGGTCGTACACGTAGTCGCGCGTCATGGGTTAACGCTAAAGCGTGCGACGGCTCTTTTAGTAGCCTGACCTATTGTGGAAGCCGCACCGGAGTGCGTCGCATCGCAAGACGACATCACGGCGGAGATCGATACCGTCGCAGCCGAATACCGGCGCCAAGGTGGCAACGAAAGTCAGCCGCGGCTTGACTACCCGCCGTATCGCAGCAGCCTCATGCGTCACCCGCGGGCTTCGCTGTTGGCCGTGGACCCCGAAGAGGTGGAACGCTGGGTACCGATCTTCGGTGAGCAGGAAGTGCACCCCCTCGACGCCGATCTAACGGCCGGGCACGTGGGTGAGCCGATAGGGGAGCGTTGCATCGTGACCGGCCGGGTGCTGGATGGATCCGGTGGGCCGGTTGCCGGCCAGCTGGTGGAGATCTGGCAAGCCAACGCCGGCGGCCGCTATCGCCACCAGCGAGACCAGCACTCCGCTCCGCTCGACCCCAACTTCACCGGCGCCGGTCGCTGTCTGACCGGGCTCGACGGGTCCTACCGCTTTGTCACCATCAAGCCTGGCCCATACCCGTGGCGCAACCATCACAATGCCTGGCGGCCCGCGCACATCCACTTCTCGGTATTCGGAACGGTTTTTACCCAGCGCCTGATCACCCAGATGTATTTTCCCGGCGATCCGTTTTTCGATTTGGATCCGATCTTCCAATCGATTCTCGACCCCGCAGCTCGGCAACGGTTGATCGCCACCTATGACCACGACGTCACCCAGCCCGAGTACGCGACCGGCTACCGCTGGGACATCGTGCTTTCGGGCGGTCGCCGGACCTGGACCGAGGGAGACGCCGGTGACTGAATTATCCTGCACCCCTGGACAAACCGTCGGACCGTTCTTCGCGCTCGGCCTGTGCTATCCAGGTGACAGCATGTTGGTCAGCGCAGCGCATCCGGGCGCCCTCCGGCTGCACGGCGTGGTGTACGACGGTGCCGGCGTGGCGGTCCCCGACGCGCTGCTTGAACTGTGGCAGGCCGACGCCGAGGGGGGTATCCCACGACGGGCCGGCTCATTGCGCCGTGACGGGTTTACCGGGTTCGGCCGAGCCGCAACCGACACCGACGGGCACTATGAGTTCACCACTGTGGCACCGGGTTCGGTAGCCGGCCGGCCACCATTTTTTGCGATCACAGTCTTTGCCCGAGGTCTGCTGCACCGGCTATTTACTCGCGCCTATCTGCCCGCAACCGATCTGGAGTCCGATCCGGTGCTGGCCGGAGTCGATGCCAGTCGTCGGTCCACCTTGGTGTGTGTCGACGAAAATGGTCCGGGCCGTGCGGGTTACCGCTTCGATATCCGTCTGCAGGGCCCAGCGGAGACGGTGTTTCTGATGTTTCGATGACGGCCGCCGCGCGCGGCGTTGCCACGGTTGTGACCTTTGCCTCTACTAACCCGCAGTTCGGCGATGATGGCATCAAAGGTGACCCGATAAGGAGGCGGCGATGACAGCTGCGTGCGACGACACCAGGGCCGCCAAGGCCTGCCGAATTGATGTGATGGTCCAAGAGCGTGCGGAGCGCACCCGGGCAAAGGCGCGACTGGAGTGGGGCGATCACACGCTGGTCGGGATCGGCTTGGCACGGCTGGACCCGGCCGACGAGCCGGTGGCCCAGATCGGCGACGAACTCGCGATCGCCCGCGCGTTGACCGATCTGGCGGATCAGTTGTTCGCGTTGACTTCCGCGGACATTCAGGCCAGCACTCACCAGCCGGTGACGGGCCTGCATCACTAGCCGGGCCCTATTGCTGACCCAGGTGTCCGAGAAACCAGTCACGCGCCAGGGCCGCGGCTTGCTGAAGGGTGCCCGGTTCTTCGAAGAGGTGCGTGGCGGCGGGGACCACCGCAAGCTCGCACACCGCTGGCATCGCCGCTTGCGCCCGTCGGTTCAGCTCGAGAACCGCGTCATCGCGCCCGCCCACGATCAGCAAGGTAGGGGCCCGCACTTCGAGCAACGTGTCTCCGGCGAGATCGGGCCGCCCGCCGCGGGATACCACCGCCGACACCTTGACGCCCGGATGCGCGGCGGCAACCAGGGCGGCGCCGGCGCCCGTGCTGGCCCCAAACAAGCCGACTGGCAGCGCGGCGGTGTCAGGTAGGCCGGCCAGCCAAGCCATCACGTCGACCAATCGACGGGCCAACAAAGCGAGGTCAAAGACGTTGGCACGGTCGCGCTCCTCCTCGGGCGTCAGCAGGTCGAGCAGTAGGGTAGCCAATCCGGCCTGGGTGAGTACCTCAGCGACATATCGGTTGCGGGGACTGTGTCTGCTGCTTCCGCTGCCGTGAGCGAACACGACGACACCGGTCGCGCGATCGGGAATGGTCAGCAACCCGACCAGTGACACGCCTTCGGCGGTCAGCCGGACTTCCCGGTCGCGTGGCGCCTCGTCGGCGCCACCAACCGTGGCGAATCTGGCCCGGGCGCGATCGAGCAGCGCGACCACTTCCTCGTCCGAGGTCTGGTTGAAGTTGCGGTAGCCCTGGCCGACGGCGAAGTACGGGATTGGTGTTTCCAGACACACCACCTCGTCGGCGTAGTCGGCGAACCTCTCGGCGGTGTCAGACGCCCCAATGGGCACCGCCAAAAT belongs to Mycobacterium basiliense and includes:
- the hcaB gene encoding 3-(cis-5,6-dihydroxycyclohexa-1,3-dien-1-yl)propanoate dehydrogenase, whose amino-acid sequence is MTRWLDSKRALVVGAGSGIGRAVLDAFRAEGAKVAVLEHDRAKCDRLRHELPQVPVIEGDATTRSANAHAVATAVQAFGGLDILINCVGVFDFYRGLTDIDADNLDAAFNEMFRTNVLSHLQSVKAAIPALRREAGSAIVLTESTSSFYPARGGVLYVSSKFAVRGLVAALAHELAPQIRVNGVAPGGTLNTDLRGLTSLGLDAIRLDDTPDRASDLAARTPLKVALTGEDHAWSYVFLASDRSRGITGETTHPDGGFGLSDAHGRNA
- a CDS encoding Rieske 2Fe-2S domain-containing protein, with the protein product MVPAHIYNDEELFACEKERLFGRAWMFVAHESEIPHDGDYVVRRVLDDSFIVARDANGEVRAMFNMCLHRGMQVCRAEMGNASNFRCPYHGWTYRNTGRLTGLPFHRDAYGGDAGFTKNQTLLPAPHIATYNGLIFVNLDADAEPLAGYLGDFRFYLDFYTKQSAAGLQVRGPQRWRIKANWKIGAENFAGDMYHTPHTHASIVEIGLFREPKAQKRKDGATYWAHRGGGTTYKLPPGTFEERMRYVGYPDDMISRMTAVWTPQQRRVIGEDGFMFSAATCFPNLSFVHNWPKLPGREDVLPFISIRQWQPISQNETEVCSWFAVDAAAPEQFKQNSYRAYLMCFGSTGMFEQDDVENWVSLTTTAGGSMARRLLLNSRMGLLADDTPLNEALGAESFHGPGRAQVGYNEYNQRELLKLWAQQVASA
- a CDS encoding dsRBD fold-containing protein; amino-acid sequence: MTAACDDTRAAKACRIDVMVQERAERTRAKARLEWGDHTLVGIGLARLDPADEPVAQIGDELAIARALTDLADQLFALTSADIQASTHQPVTGLHH
- a CDS encoding class II aldolase/adducin family protein: MAEMLDQQRNLVAQGCRVAAARGLVDGILGHLSLRVDDDHLLVRCRSDTDTGVAFTRPSDIRLITFDGTAGADGELDGYRVPNELPVHLETMRADAGHRAVAHLHPPSVVAADLAGITMRPIYGAYDIPGTRLARDGVPVYERAVLIRNSALGREMVAAMGGAPVVICRGHGITSAAATVQQAVLQGISLDKLAQMSLRVCAARGALREIDDSSWDDLPDLGSGFNIDAAWRHEVARLSDHPS
- the pcaH gene encoding protocatechuate 3,4-dioxygenase subunit beta, with translation MEAAPECVASQDDITAEIDTVAAEYRRQGGNESQPRLDYPPYRSSLMRHPRASLLAVDPEEVERWVPIFGEQEVHPLDADLTAGHVGEPIGERCIVTGRVLDGSGGPVAGQLVEIWQANAGGRYRHQRDQHSAPLDPNFTGAGRCLTGLDGSYRFVTIKPGPYPWRNHHNAWRPAHIHFSVFGTVFTQRLITQMYFPGDPFFDLDPIFQSILDPAARQRLIATYDHDVTQPEYATGYRWDIVLSGGRRTWTEGDAGD
- the pcaG gene encoding protocatechuate 3,4-dioxygenase subunit alpha, producing MTELSCTPGQTVGPFFALGLCYPGDSMLVSAAHPGALRLHGVVYDGAGVAVPDALLELWQADAEGGIPRRAGSLRRDGFTGFGRAATDTDGHYEFTTVAPGSVAGRPPFFAITVFARGLLHRLFTRAYLPATDLESDPVLAGVDASRRSTLVCVDENGPGRAGYRFDIRLQGPAETVFLMFR
- a CDS encoding phosphoribosyltransferase, translating into MRQFDDRADAGRQLAQRLGFLRGHDVVVLGLPRGGVPVAFEVAVALHAPLDVLLVRKLGVPLHSELAFGAIGEGGVRVTNDSVVREVALHEREMAEVEEAQWAELRRRVRRFRGDHAPIALPGKIAVIVDDGVATGATAQAACQVARAQGASGVILAVPIGASDTAERFADYADEVVCLETPIPYFAVGQGYRNFNQTSDEEVVALLDRARARFATVGGADEAPRDREVRLTAEGVSLVGLLTIPDRATGVVVFAHGSGSSRHSPRNRYVAEVLTQAGLATLLLDLLTPEEERDRANVFDLALLARRLVDVMAWLAGLPDTAALPVGLFGASTGAGAALVAAAHPGVKVSAVVSRGGRPDLAGDTLLEVRAPTLLIVGGRDDAVLELNRRAQAAMPAVCELAVVPAATHLFEEPGTLQQAAALARDWFLGHLGQQ
- a CDS encoding 3-phenylpropionate/cinnamic acid dioxygenase subunit beta translates to MRNPLPFNDIRHLQAHQFLVDEAYLLDTQQYETWLDTLTDDIRYVMPVRVTTARGAEFDTSPGMAHFDEDKYSLGQRVARFATEHAWTEDPPSRLRHFITNVRTFAGEDGDHLMVESAELLFRSRGDVNDGALLSCGRKDLLRWSDQCWKLARRNIVADESVLRMQNLAVFL
- a CDS encoding IclR family transcriptional regulator, with amino-acid sequence MRKGDRRAADSLAPQYPIESVDNALKLLLLLGEQPQIRLSEATQYLGVASSTAHRLLAMLTYRGFVRQDPVSKAYLPGPALTSVAFAIFGRIDIQATATPILRGLSEQLRETVHIGLLDGASVRFVAAVEGPSAVRVASRLGRTMPAHCTSTGKAMLAQLSQPELHQLLPDEQLARVTPRSIGTRAQLEAELSRIRQRGYAVNREESEEGVASIAVPIPVRAPGLRLALNAAAPRNRLDKSRHAAVAAALVKAAKEIGDQLG
- a CDS encoding dihydrodiol dehydrogenase, with the protein product MNPVGEPIMLANEFSEVVVQRIDTRNGARLLISAPRTGQWISLDVLEVEALTWQNARTLAAMIGNCHAPLLPDEPEADDDALA
- a CDS encoding class I SAM-dependent methyltransferase, whose product is MTRDYVYDPGYSEERRRLAGIESLWDPGTQALLDSLGIGAGSRCLEIGAGGGSLLRWMTGRGATVLAVDVDTRFIEPLADDAIEVRRLDIRTEELPAGEFDIVHARLVLEHLPDRRQILDRLANALRPGGWMVIEDYDWTSFGFEGGGSDLDRVTGAILAFMQQAGFEPHYGRQLVADLAAAGLTEVRGEGRARIIDSSAPGFDFFKLSFDSVKDAVVEAGLLSRQDADAAAARFGEDIRVFTPLIMAGIGRR